GATCAACGTTGGTATCAGCAGATTCGATCACATCTGGATATAAGGTACCTTGAGCTAGATAATCAAAATGTCCGAGGTGTTTGGATGTTTCTTCAAATACATTGATGAATTCATGTCCAATCCGACGGCGTTTTTCTTCAGGATCGGTAACACCAGCAACTTTAGCTAAGAAGCGCTCGCGGGCGTTAACATACTCTACGGGAATATGAAATTGCTCATGGAAAAGCTTGACTAACCGCTCTGGCTCATACTTTCGCATAAAGCCTTGATCGATAAATACACAAGTCAACTGATCACCAATGGCTTTATACAACAAAAAGGCGAGGGTGGAAGAATCTACACCCCCAGACAGCGCCAATAGCACCCGCTTTTCACCGACTCTGGCGCGAATTTCGCGAATTGATTCTTCGACAAAAGCCGCCGTTGTCCAGGTGGGTTCGCACTCACAAATTTTGTAGACAAAATTACGGATTAATGCTATGCCGCCAACGGAATGCACCACTTCTGGATGGAACTGCACACCGTAAAGTTTCTTCACATGGTTGGCAATGGCAGCACATGGTGTATTCTCTGTATGGGCAAGTAATTCAAATCCTGGTGGCATTTGAGTTACGGAGTCTCCATGACTCATCCACATCGTCGTCCCATCTTCGACATTAGTCAACAAATCAGTGGGATCATCTATATATAATGATGCTTTGCCATATTCACCTCGGTCAGCCTTGGCGACTTCTCCACCAAGTTTACTCGCCATTAGCTGCATACCGTAGCACACACCTAAAATGGGAATTCCCAAATTCCAGATTTCTGGGTCACAATGGGGAGCGCGATCGCCATAAACTGAACTCGGTCCACCGGAAAGAATGATCCCTTTAGGATTTAGTTGCCGTAACTGGGAAGCTGGAGTACGATAGGACAGGACTTCAGAGTATACTTGGGTCTCGCGGATGCGACGGGCAATCAATTCCGAATATTGAGAGCCGAAGTCCAGAATCACAATCATTTGGCGATTGAGTCCACCCCAATTTTCTGATGCTTGAGGAGCTTGTTCTGTCAGTAGAGTCACCGCTTTATTCATGATCAGGAAGTGTGTCTGTAAGGATAAATCGTCGTTGGTCTAACTGCTACCATTATTTTTGGCTAGTCAGGTTCGCAATGGTAAACGAATCCTTGACAAACGCGATATGTGGCGCGTTTGTTTAGCCTGTGAACTTGGCATGGTATAAGAAGAAAAAACTTACCCTAGTGTTCTTACTAAAAAGAATCTTATTTTTGAGTATTTATGATGATTCATAATAAGTTAACATAATTTTCCGGATAAGATACAAGCAGTTTTGCTCTTTATGATAATTTTGCGATCGCGGTCAAAGAGGATAGAACCACAAACTGTAGCTGCTGTGCCGCGTTGGCTATGATTTTGGATGTATTCACAAGAACGGGAATCAATATTTTCAGCGATCGCACTATAAACTTGATTTACCCAATTGCTACCAGTCGCCCCATCGAGCGCTCGTAGGTGTCCCAGTGCTGCTTCAGCCGTGGGGCTGTTGAAAACCGCTTGTATATCTGATGACTGTAACCCAGCTAGGGCACACTGCGCCGCCAAAATTTCCCGGCGCCCATCAGCTAAGTGATGGTGGGTATGAAAAATCCCCCCCGCCAATTTCATCAACTTACCGTGATAGCCAAACAATAAAATTTCTTGCACCCCTAGGACATCAGCCTCAACTAACATTGGTCCTAGCCAGTTAGCAGTTTTCACCAATCGCTCAGGATTAATACCTATTTTTCGCGCTAAATCCAAGCCGTTTTCGCCAATACAGAAGACCAAAGTATCAAAACGATGAGCTTTTTGTTGCAATTCATTGCGGAAAGCCGTTAACTGATCAGGGGTGCTTAAAGGTTGAGAAATCCCCGTTGTCCCCAACAGCGACAGACCGTCAACCACACCAAATGCAGCATTAGAAGTGCGAACAGCGAGCGATCGCCCTTGGGGTAAAATAATCGTCACCGTGATTTTTTCCGTCGGTGTCAAAATCCGCTGCAAATTCTCGCGCAACAGCCTTTGAGCATAAGCATAAATAGCCGGTACATCACCA
The Gloeotrichia echinulata CP02 DNA segment above includes these coding regions:
- the guaA gene encoding glutamine-hydrolyzing GMP synthase; its protein translation is MNKAVTLLTEQAPQASENWGGLNRQMIVILDFGSQYSELIARRIRETQVYSEVLSYRTPASQLRQLNPKGIILSGGPSSVYGDRAPHCDPEIWNLGIPILGVCYGMQLMASKLGGEVAKADRGEYGKASLYIDDPTDLLTNVEDGTTMWMSHGDSVTQMPPGFELLAHTENTPCAAIANHVKKLYGVQFHPEVVHSVGGIALIRNFVYKICECEPTWTTAAFVEESIREIRARVGEKRVLLALSGGVDSSTLAFLLYKAIGDQLTCVFIDQGFMRKYEPERLVKLFHEQFHIPVEYVNARERFLAKVAGVTDPEEKRRRIGHEFINVFEETSKHLGHFDYLAQGTLYPDVIESADTNVDPQTGERVAVKIKSHHNVGGLPKDLRFKLVEPLRKLFKDEVRKVGRSIGLPEEIVQRQPFPGPGLAIRILGEVTAERLNILRDADLIVRQEINQRGLYHDVWQAFAVLLPIRSVGVMGDQRTYAHPIVLRIVTSEDGMTADWAKVPYEVLEVISNRIVNEVKGVNRVVYDITSKPPGTIEWE
- the cbiD gene encoding cobalt-precorrin-5B (C(1))-methyltransferase CbiD; the encoded protein is MSRSGYTLPVFACAAAVAALHWLRYRQALTAVSLDLLEPAEIVEIPIEQVAGLSQSIALAITRSDPGDNLDLTRNTPIWAMVEWRGGEGERVIIQGGEGIGRQMNAGDVPAIYAYAQRLLRENLQRILTPTEKITVTIILPQGRSLAVRTSNAAFGVVDGLSLLGTTGISQPLSTPDQLTAFRNELQQKAHRFDTLVFCIGENGLDLARKIGINPERLVKTANWLGPMLVEADVLGVQEILLFGYHGKLMKLAGGIFHTHHHLADGRREILAAQCALAGLQSSDIQAVFNSPTAEAALGHLRALDGATGSNWVNQVYSAIAENIDSRSCEYIQNHSQRGTAATVCGSILFDRDRKIIIKSKTACILSGKLC